A single window of Acanthopagrus latus isolate v.2019 chromosome 1, fAcaLat1.1, whole genome shotgun sequence DNA harbors:
- the pold4 gene encoding DNA polymerase delta subunit 4: MTAKHGLITDSFKVVKKARRGGKREKTPSPPPPQREAETETVREKELQKLRQFDLDWRFGPCTGISRMQRWERAKLHGLNPPEEIRWLLLQTHTDSEYSLSLWSEYPL; encoded by the exons ATGACAGCCAAGCACGGGCTGATAACTGATTCCTTCAAGGTGGTGAAGAAAGCAAGGAGAGGGGGTAAACGAGAGAagactccttctcctcctccaccacagagaG AGGCTGAAACTGAAACGGTCCgagagaaggagctgcagaagcTCAGACAGTTTGATCTGGACTGGAGATTTGGGCCTTGCACAG GTATCAGCAGGATGCAGAGATGGGAGAGAGCAAAACTTCATGGTCTGAACCCACCTGAGGAGATCAGATGGCTGttgttgcaaacacacactgactccgAGTACAGCCTGAg CCTATGGAGCGAATATCCTTTGTGA